From Lujinxingia vulgaris, a single genomic window includes:
- a CDS encoding methyltransferase domain-containing protein yields the protein MSQTLESPLVRAHREVVERLYTVPLLNACAELLPRVEDKTVLSAESRCGEVVSRWLERLPDETRMMALDSHAPMLDCARERISEAEQRRIFFVQQRVNALSYADEVFGASICLHGLVTRRQLDEGLGELARVTASGGSVMAALPTSGSFAAFYDLLDEALRAQGLHEALDRLGELRDRTLVDAGALARSARSAGLHDLTLEQVRWELSFASGRDFLQSPLIQETFFAHWSGAIRGAEREGVLGYIARAIDTYWRDRTFDTQVEAALVVGRRL from the coding sequence ATGAGTCAGACGCTGGAGAGCCCGCTTGTGCGCGCGCACCGCGAGGTGGTGGAGCGCCTCTATACGGTGCCGCTGCTCAACGCCTGCGCGGAGCTGCTCCCCCGGGTGGAGGATAAGACGGTCCTCTCGGCGGAGTCGCGTTGTGGCGAGGTGGTGAGCCGTTGGCTGGAGCGCCTCCCTGACGAGACGCGCATGATGGCGCTGGACTCTCACGCCCCGATGCTCGACTGCGCCCGCGAGCGCATCAGTGAGGCCGAGCAGCGCCGCATCTTCTTTGTGCAGCAGCGCGTCAACGCGCTCTCTTATGCCGATGAGGTCTTCGGCGCGTCTATCTGCCTGCATGGCCTGGTGACCCGTCGCCAGCTCGATGAGGGGTTGGGAGAGCTCGCGCGTGTGACCGCCAGCGGGGGCAGCGTGATGGCCGCGCTGCCGACGTCGGGAAGTTTTGCTGCCTTTTATGATCTTCTCGACGAGGCGCTGCGCGCCCAGGGGCTTCACGAGGCGCTGGATCGGCTGGGAGAGCTTCGCGACCGCACGCTCGTCGACGCCGGCGCGCTGGCCCGGAGCGCGCGCAGCGCCGGGCTCCACGACCTCACGCTGGAGCAGGTCCGCTGGGAACTCTCCTTTGCCAGCGGACGGGACTTTTTACAGTCGCCGCTGATCCAGGAGACCTTCTTTGCGCACTGGTCCGGGGCCATTCGAGGCGCCGAGCGCGAGGGTGTGCTGGGCTACATCGCCCGGGCCATCGACACCTACTGGCGCGATCGCACCTTCGACACGCAGGTTGAGGCAGCCCTGGTCGTCGGACGGCGGCTCTGA